Proteins from one Nitrospira sp. SG-bin1 genomic window:
- a CDS encoding NADH dehydrogenase: protein MSELTDLLIKLIPVFPLLAVLLNGLFGHRYSHDIAHRLAWGSVGFSFLCTVGVFTDVMRTGASHEVVVYQWIFGGDLAINFAYLVDPLTCAWLLIVTGVGFLIHVYSVGYMHGETGFTRFFTYMNLFMVSMLLLVMGNNYVVLFIGWEGVGLCSYLLIGYYYDKVSAAKAASKAFVVNRIGDAGFLVAIFLVFINFKTLDYTKVFAQVGQLSPDMATAIALCLLVGAVGKSAQLPLHTWLPDAMEGPTPVSALIHAATMVTAGVYMVVRNHMIFDLSPFAMSVVAFVGGGTALFAATIGLVQTDIKRVLAYSTVSQLGYMFLGCGIGAYSAAVFHVMTHAFFKALLFLSAGSVIHALSGEQDIQKMGGLSSRIPWTNRLFLIGTVAIAGLPPLAGFWSKDEIMAHAFTHHHYLLYGMAAIGALMTSFYMFRLTYLTFYGASRMDHHTAEHVHESPMIMVGPLVVLAFLSIVGGLILGFPPEHGWLHGFLGPVVGSGNEPEAGAGLTILLMSIAIVIALVGWGLAHFLYAVSPMTADGWAEKFAGAYRILLNKYYVDELYDRLLVEPLKRLGAGLDWFDRRIIDGIVRGVGRLADWGASGSTWIEKYVVYAGLNVIGYGNHLAAREGRKMQSGMVHHYAAIIVAGLFLLVLVVQLFAQM from the coding sequence GTGTCTGAATTGACAGACCTTCTCATCAAATTGATTCCAGTTTTTCCGCTGCTGGCCGTCCTTCTGAACGGACTGTTCGGACACCGCTACTCTCATGATATCGCCCATCGATTGGCTTGGGGGTCGGTCGGTTTCTCGTTCCTCTGCACGGTCGGCGTCTTCACCGATGTCATGCGCACGGGAGCTTCGCATGAAGTCGTTGTTTACCAGTGGATCTTCGGAGGCGACCTCGCGATCAATTTCGCCTACTTGGTGGATCCTCTGACCTGTGCCTGGCTGCTGATTGTCACCGGCGTGGGGTTCCTCATTCACGTCTATTCCGTCGGCTATATGCATGGTGAAACAGGGTTCACGCGCTTCTTCACCTACATGAATTTATTCATGGTCTCCATGCTGCTGCTTGTCATGGGGAACAACTATGTGGTGCTCTTTATCGGTTGGGAAGGTGTCGGGCTCTGTTCCTATCTCTTGATTGGCTACTATTACGACAAGGTCTCAGCTGCCAAGGCTGCCTCCAAAGCGTTCGTCGTCAATCGGATCGGCGATGCGGGATTTCTCGTCGCTATCTTCCTAGTCTTTATCAACTTCAAGACCCTCGACTATACCAAGGTCTTTGCTCAGGTGGGACAACTCTCCCCCGACATGGCCACCGCCATAGCTCTCTGTCTTCTCGTCGGAGCAGTCGGGAAATCCGCACAACTTCCCCTCCATACCTGGTTGCCCGATGCCATGGAAGGTCCGACGCCTGTGAGCGCGCTCATCCACGCGGCGACGATGGTGACGGCCGGCGTGTATATGGTTGTCCGCAATCACATGATTTTTGACCTTTCTCCGTTTGCGATGTCGGTCGTGGCGTTCGTCGGTGGAGGCACCGCCTTGTTTGCAGCCACCATTGGACTCGTCCAGACCGACATCAAGCGCGTCTTGGCCTATTCGACCGTAAGCCAGCTCGGTTACATGTTTCTGGGTTGTGGGATCGGTGCGTATTCGGCGGCGGTATTCCACGTCATGACCCACGCGTTCTTCAAGGCGTTGTTGTTCTTGTCGGCTGGGTCGGTCATCCATGCCCTCTCGGGTGAACAGGACATTCAAAAAATGGGCGGACTGAGCAGCCGAATCCCATGGACGAATCGGTTGTTTCTGATCGGCACCGTTGCGATTGCCGGGCTTCCTCCCTTAGCGGGGTTCTGGAGTAAAGACGAAATTATGGCTCATGCCTTCACTCATCATCACTATCTGCTCTATGGCATGGCGGCCATCGGGGCGCTGATGACATCGTTTTATATGTTCCGCTTGACGTATCTGACGTTCTACGGTGCTTCTCGCATGGATCATCATACTGCCGAGCACGTGCACGAATCGCCGATGATCATGGTCGGTCCCTTGGTGGTCCTGGCGTTCCTTTCGATCGTGGGCGGATTGATCTTGGGGTTTCCTCCCGAGCATGGGTGGCTCCATGGATTTTTGGGACCAGTCGTGGGGTCGGGGAATGAGCCGGAAGCCGGTGCCGGCCTGACGATATTGTTGATGAGCATCGCGATTGTCATTGCTTTGGTCGGATGGGGACTCGCACATTTCCTCTATGCCGTGAGCCCGATGACGGCGGACGGGTGGGCGGAGAAGTTTGCCGGTGCCTATCGCATCTTATTGAACAAGTATTATGTGGATGAACTTTACGATCGTCTTCTTGTCGAACCGCTCAAACGTCTGGGAGCGGGACTGGATTGGTTCGATCGTAGGATCATCGACGGTATCGTGCGTGGCGTGGGACGGCTCGCCGACTGGGGGGCCTCCGGTTCCACATGGATCGAGAAATATGTCGTCTACGCCGGACTCAATGTCATCGGCTATGGAAACCATCTCGCGGCCCGCGAAGGCCGGAAGATGCAAAGTGGAATGGTCCATCACTATGCCGCCATCATCGTGGCGGGACTCTTCCTCCTAGTCCTCGTCGTCCAATTGTTCGCTCAGATGTAG